One Oryctolagus cuniculus chromosome 7, mOryCun1.1, whole genome shotgun sequence genomic window, GCTGAGCACCAAGGGCAAAAATGTGAGACATTTACGCCAACAGGGAAATGTTCTTAATTAACATCACCCCCGAACACTGCCTCTCACCAGGGGCTGACAAGAACCTACCCCGAAGTTCTATTTCCGGACGCTTTTTAAGAGCTAGTCATTGTGCAAGGCCACCTGCCCCTTTTTCTGCTGGTTTCCAACATTAATAGATAACTTTGGGTTCTTAGTCATTGCCTAAAATAGACTTTGTGTCCCAAAATGAACAGCCCACCACTCCCATGCTGCAAAAAGTGTGGAAGACAGAAGCCTTTTACGCAAACAACGCATGCAATCTTCTGAACACACAAACcagatttttttggtttgtttttttctccagTTTGCCTTCCTAGCACCTCTGAGTTGGACCCAGAAAGATGGCACCACGTCCCGCGCTGCTCACATTTCCGAGGCAGCCTCTCCGTACAGAGTCCCCAGCCAACACTGCTCTGGCCTGCGTCAGTGCTGCATGGTCTAGCCGCATCTTCCACTTCGTCTCTCCAGCCCTCAGTTGGCACCATGCAAGCTGGGGAGTTGCTAACAACCATTTCACATCCTTGGCTAAGCCAGGAGGGAAAGCGTGTAAACCCAACAGCAAACTTTAAGACATAACTTGGGGCAGAAATCAAGCTTTTACAATGAAGGGGTGGGGAAATGATCTATCATTTTATTCCCAGCACTTTTGCTGGTTTCGTTTGCTTTCACTACTAAGGGTAATCATAAAGATAACTACAAATGACtattacttctatttttaaatgaatagccTAAAATACTTGGTTTACCCATTCATTGTTCTCATCTCTGCTCCGTAGAGTCATTTCATTAgaattcaaattataaaaatgtgtgtttatatgtacTGGCACTCCTTAAAGAAGCTTGAAATACCTCATCAGTAGGGATGGGCTTATTTGCAATAAAAAAAATTGGACTTTTATTCTCAAAATGGTTATACTCTGCAGTTTCTGatagtaaattaaataaattaaaatgtacatattttcatGTAATTAACACCTActtaataaaaaaatggaaaatacatttaaaattaccCCATAAACCTAACCAAGGGAGAAGGATAAATATAAGCATTAAAATATGGCAGTATAAAATTTTTAATGGttaaagttttcaaatatttgccATTCCCCTGTACACACACAGCATTAAGAAAATGCATTACAGAAGACAAAGAAGCCTAATATTTTTCCCAAGCCTTTTGAAGCTTGCTAaattcctatttgcagataaatgttgtgttgtttcttttttttttctgatccttACAACAGACATTAATGAAGTTCCTATTGTAAATCCATAAAGAATTACCAAGTGAAGTGTGCACTTTTTGTTTCAATGCAATAACTCAGTGCTGTGTGATTGCCTGGGTTAATGATGAAAAAGTCAAACATACTATCAGAGCTGATGGAAAAATCTATCAccaatctgaaattaaaattcaTCTGTGGTCAATAAGATTTAATATCCATGCAAGTGGTGCTGTGAAGAGTAAATGAATCAATGTCATCAATACATAATCAGTATGAAATATGATGTGAATAAAATTATGCACACGAGTCATACATTTCACTCTTTTCTGGGCCAGTGTGGAATGAACAGTCTCTTAACTGAAGGTTGACAGTAATTGTTACAAATTAGGCACAGCAGTTATCAAAATGCACTCACTTGCATAGCTATAGGACTTATTAAGGAGATTAAAATAGATCTAAAACTACCTAGTACTAGGGATGCTGGACAACTGTTGATCGCCCATTTTTCCCTCAGCAGTGCCTTCTAACGCTACATGATCTGTATACGTGTGTAATTTCCTTATTCTAACTCTGGTCCAGAAACTTCCAAGCTACCCTCATCTTAAACGGAGCGATTAGTGGCACAACATGGTTTGCCGGAGCAAGAGTTCTGTTTTAACGAAGTCCTAACTTATTCAAATTCTGCAGGACTGCCAGTCAACAAAAAAGCTCTCCTCAGGAATCACAGAACGTTTAATAAAACGGCtctcctaaaaataaatgcaccatGAATGGGGCTTGGAAGGCAGGTGTCCGGATTGCTACGACTCATGCAGAAATCATTCTTTCATGACCAAGACATTTATTCCTTCGTCCTGCCATAAACGTCCTAATTTTCCTGCCGTAATAACTAATCACACTGTGTTTCTGAACACTAGGACTGTCCAATGGCATAAACAACCACATTATATAGAATTGTGCACGCTGAGTGTGACTTTACGTGTGCTAATCTTGATGTTCAACAAGGGCCCAGCAAGTCCGGGTTATTTTTTCAACTGTGGACCCTTCACAAGTGAACAAACCATCCCACTTCTGAACGCTCTACGGATGAGTCATAGTCTACATTCTCATACAGGGGCACACAAAAGCAGAACCACCGGGAAAAACTCCCTGGCCAGGTGAAGAGGCTCGACCTTCCCACCTGCTCTAATAGCAGCCCGTTAGTAATCGCTGGGTATTCACCTTCTGGTCTGGCAGTAGTGGATTGCTCTGAAGTGAATTCAAATGGCCATTGATGAGGGCTGTAGGTCTATCATGTTCACAAAATAAACTGCCATTGATGTAGTGAAACCGATCTCCCGGGACCAGGCGATTCCGGCAGGTAGAGCATGTAAAACACTGAAAGGAAAAAACAAGCACAAATTAAGTCTGGTTTGGGTCACGAGGGCTGTCACCTATTTCTAAGCAGGTATCTGTCAAGTGCGGGGCCACTTAGGGTTTGGTGTTTTTCTTCCTCTGACGTGATTCCAGCCAAGAATAAGCCGAAAGCACAATGTATCCGCTCGGTctagaggggagaagagagatacctgtgggagggtgggggacGGATAGGGAGTgtagtatgtgtgtatgcatgtgtgtgtgtgtgtgtgtgtgtgtgtgtgtggacacctATAAGCATCACTTCCATGCTAGCCTTTCAAGTACTGCTTTTAATGTCTTTGGCTTGAGAAAGAGTTCACCCTGAGAGATGCTTTGTCCCCGCATGGGAAAGGGGTGCCAATGCTACCTTAAGATGATACACATTGCCTTGTGCCCTCATGACCAGCTCGCTCGCAGGAATCGACTGTCCACAAGCACTGCAAGCTCCGCTATTCCCAAATAACCTGAAACGAAGAACGAGAGCGGACACGATGAGCCACCACGAACCACAGACCACCGCCCCAGCCTCAGCACGCCCTGggcggtgcacctgctgcaggctgcGTCCTCAACACTCGGGCCTCAAATTGTCAGAGCCATCTACATCATCTAGGAAaaaatccttttcttttcttcaggggtggggtggggtgggcacacATCTAACTTCTGCCCTACCTCCAAGAAAGAGGACGCCCCGGATTTCATCAAAATATTGACTTACACTTCCAGCAAATACAAAACAATCCTGTTCTACACACATTTTATCAGATTACTGGGCccgtcataaaaaaaaaaaagaaaagatacaatTCATGACTGGAGTTTAAATGCATTGTGTCCTTGAAATTATATGAAGAACTCTTTTGTACTTTAATCATATCTCGAGATATGAGTCATCAAAAGGGTTAAGAGGATTTGATTGTATATCTAAGAAGACATCATGCTCTGTGTATTGAAGCTCCCGTAAACCTCCATCAGTGCAGGCTTTCCATTAGAAACTCTCTGCTATCCAGGTTGATATATAATGTGTATGGGTTAACCTTTTCAATCATGGTGTCAACACTTAAGATTTGCCTCTGCTCATCTCTTTCATCctaaccttctctctctcttgataaTGAAATGCTTGCTCCAACTTCCCTCTATCTGCTCCTGAGTCCACAATTTAGATTACTTCATCTCTGCTAGCAACAAACTGAATGAAATTTCGATTTGAGCAGAAAGTAATTTACCGGGATCTGGACCCATTTGTCATCATATCTCTCTGGGTGTTTGCTGTATCACTGCAGTTTTCCTATGCAATCAAATGAGACCACAACATCTGgcatggggggaggagggggagaaggaaaaggcTGCAGAGGAGGGGAAAGCTCAAGGAAGTGTGGTGTGCTGAGGGGAAATATATACGTAACTCCTCACAGCCTTCTGCAGGCACGACCAAATATTCTAATGACTAGGGAACTTTGGCTTTTATGGAATCTGTAGACTCAAGCTGGGAAGCTTTATTTGCTTTTGGGCTTCCCTCCTTAatatccacaaatatttattaaacagacCAAAATGATTTGAAATCCATTGCAAGGTGAGAGCGGGACAAGCGAGCCGGGTCACAGGGGCAGTTTTCAACGACGACAAACAAAGTAATGGCACTAACAAATGAACATACTGGTgtcataataaatattaatatctgCGTTTCCTCCCTGTccaaataaagacataaaatgcCGTCTGTGTCAAATCCGAAGACATGTTCCTATAGAACGCCCCGTATTCTGAATGACTGTGGCATGCctctatataaaaataattgcttcGAGTTTTCAGAATCTGGTCTTGCAGAAGAGGCTTGTCATGTTCAAACTACTAATTTGCTGTCGCCACTTTATTGAAAATAGCCTGTAAGTTGTTATTAAATGTATCGACTGAACGACAGGGAGAGTAGTAAAACTGCCCCTTAAGATGGCTTTTAATAGGAAGCCCGAGAAACAAATTTTGCAGCAGCATCGATTTGAAGAGTTCAATCAAAACTCCATTTCAAAACTAATTAGTCTGAGATCCACGACACATTGACACGTTCTTGCAGAATCAGAACAGTTACAGAAAGCAAGCTGAAATAATACACTGTCAGGACCTCTAGCCGCAGGACCCCACCCTACCGTGTGGGAACTGCGGGCCTCTGGGCTGCGGGGTCCTAACACAGGAGCACTGGAGGAACCGTCGCCCAGAGCCACCAGGAGTCTCACCTGGGgcgctgcagctgctgcaggggGCTGTCGCAGATGCACAGCGTGGCCAGAGAGTTAGCATGGCCATGGGAAAAGAGTTCATGGAGACAGCAAGACTATTTCAATCCCTACCAGGGATACCAAATTCAAACCATTTgtgaagggtgggggtgggggtgggataaAGTTAAAAACCTATGGACATGACCAAGTACATGCTGAGGATTAAGTGGGGATATAAATGGGGGTGGGAACCTTACCAGAGCTAAGGACCCAATACCCTCTTAGAGCAACCCAGGAGTATTTTAATGGACAACAATCTATAATTATGTTGCTGCTACCAACAGGTATGCGGTGACATTCCATCTCAAAAATACCCTTTCACAGTACCGATCTGATTACCCAGGCCaagtgttcatttatttaacaattcACCCTGAGTAAAGTCGGTTGTACGTCTTCCACATCTAAGTGTATTTTAATCACCAGGGCAGTcgtctataatccaaaagctttTCCTGTATCTTTATTTTCTCCAGTACTGCTTTCATAACCTGTCAGGGAACAATCAGCCACAAAATGGTGGGATTCCAAAAGTGTCCAAAATTATAGTCACCAAGTTGGAAAATTACCAAGATCTGCCCAGGACTGATGTGCTATGGAACAACATATTAATGGAGTTCAAGATCTTTCCCCACTTCAGCTTCAAGGCTGCCTCCGAGCAGAACAACCTGCATGTCTACACTCATTCTAATCCCCTTGTACCAGAGACTACTCGACCATTAGAATTCCACCcttttttctgaaaagtttttttttttttttaacaacgtTTCTGTGCGCTGGAGAGTTAATTATCTAACCAGGGGGACTGTCCAGGACAGTGTTTGATTTAGAAGGCTCGAGGCTTTAGGTGCTCAATTAAGTAGCTATCGGTCTCAGACTGGACTATAATGGGCTCTTTTCTCTTTAACTCAAGCAACGGGGAGATATACCCCAGGTCAGGCTAATTAAAGCCAGGGGAGTCTTTAATTGTGATGACAGAATTGGTTTCAGTTTCCTTTCTTTGGGTCCTCAGCCCAAGAAGGTCGTTAATATTTCAGCATTTGGGCAATGCAATCAATCACAAACATCAAGAGGTTCCTTATATGGGGAAAGGGGGAAAGACAGGGAAGAAAGCCCACCAAACCTCTGCACTCGAAAGGTGGAGAACACCACGCAGCGGAGCGCGAGTCCCAACTGCCGGCTCAGCTCCAACTCTCCTTGCTGACATTAGGAAACAGACAGCAGGTCATATTTTTCGTTTAGTATCCATGCGCAGCATCTTCCGGGAACTTCAATGACCAATGGGTGGGCTGATTTTCAGCCGCATTATTACTGCCAGCAAAATACACGCGATATGGAGCGCTACCTGGCTGTGTTTTCTAAACTGCTTTCAGGCGAGGAGAGTGCGGCTGAAAGGTATACATTTGTACCTGCAAGTAAATATCAGCAACCTATCTGAGGAGAAAAATGCACATCCATAGCTACTGATCCAGAAGCAATTGGTTTTCCAGCAGGATCCTATATTTAATCTAAATTCTGCACCAGCTATATTAAATGTAACAAAGAAATGCAACCCAGAAATTATGCCTGGAGCCAAGTCCATTAAAGGTACTTCGCAATAACTAGAGACCAAGCACCTTAAAAGCACCAGAAGCTATTGAtacttgggggagggggggtgcgcATAATCGCAACTGCTGCAttagagaggggagggagggggaaaaaaaaatcagccaaattaCGCTTGGTTAATTCAGAGTAACAGATCTGCCCCCAAGTGAATTGGAGGCCTTGAATTAATTCTGTTATGACAAATCAAGATAAACGTTCCCCCTAAATTGCATGcgatttaattaatttttgagatcctgggtttttttttcctagctaATAGTTCACATGCTCCTGTGCTGTCATTGTGCTTGAGTGGGCAGACTTCAAAGTGATATTAAATAACCAACTATTAGATTTACCTAGCACGTCCTATTGGAAAAGTGCCATTTAATTACCTAGCCTGTTCAATTAAAGGGACAGCATTCTCTGAATATAGCAGCTTGCTGTTGATTACCAGGGAAATGAACTCGCTGCCTGGCGGCGCCTCCATTCCTAACGCTACCCCCTCCCCAAACACAcaccctccacctccacctccacctccacctccaccaccaccacctccacccacacacacacgcccccgggcccccaccccggccgccCGGCGCACAGTGCGGCTGCGGGCGCCACGTGAGCCGCCCGAGCGCAGCCGGGGAGAGAAGGCGCGACCCGCTCGCCCAGCGCCCGCCTGCGCTCGCCCCCTCGTGGGCCCGAGGCCGCCGCCGGCCGGCCGCGCGGGCGCCTTGGCCGCGGCCTCTCGGCTGCACGGGCCGGGCCGAGCGGGGAAGGGCTCGCCCACGACCGCCACCAGGGCTTCCTGCGAGCTTCCTCGCCCTCCCCGGACCTGCAGCCCCACCCGCCGGTCTCCGAACTTCCTCCTCGGGCTGCACTTTCCGCGCCAGTCTctgggcccggggtgggggtggtggaaaCAGGGCTCGAGAAAGGAGAAGCGGAGTTGCCGAAGCTACTTGGCGGAGCTAGGGTGGAGCTGAGGGGCCGGGCGCCGGGGACGCCAGGGTGACAGGGGGGCAGCTGGAAGGTTCCGCCGATTTttgcgggggtgggagggagacttGCGGGCGTAGGTCCCTTTAAGatccaccctccccctcctctccacaccccctcctccagcctttccctccctctctctgaggcCAATTTTGTTAATTAAATGTTTTGTTTGCGACGCAGCTCTCATTCATTGCGGACACGTCATTCGGAGCAGATCTAAGCCAGAGACCAGATCTCATTAGATAAAGCCCATCAGAACTAAGAAAATGGAGGAGCCACTAATTAAAGCTTTTAATTGTGCGGATTCGCTGCAGCAAGGCAGCCGCTTTATCTGAACTcttggagggagaggaggcagaagcccagcagccctgccccagaGACACTGGGGCCCCGTagagggcgggcgggcgcgggggagggggggggctgaGGAACGGAcgccccccaccctgggcccggactgcctggcctctcccagctctcccgcagctttttagccagatcttggttgttttcaaaaaaccacaaCCTCCAAGTCAGACAGTTTAAAAGCCCCTTAATAAATAGCTCTTGTGGTCCCAAGCGGGCCGAGGAGCCGAGGGGCGGGCCTCACCTGGTGGTGGGCGAGCGGGCTGCCTCACTCCCGAAGCTGTCGAGCTGCGGGATCCTCCAACAAGTGGACTTGGGGAGTCCAGGGTGCGGGCAGCGGAGAGGCCCGGGAACGCCGGCGCCTGGCCACCCTCCCACTCTTTTGGCCCctggatgggggggtgggggcgggggcacaggCCGAAGGCAGACTTTCCTTGCCCTCAGCTGCTGGAGAGCCCTGAGGGCCAGCATCAATGTGGTACTGAACTAGAACTCCTCTCCTGGCACATCTCTGGGTCTCAGGGAGGCATCTAGTtcaggagcagggctgatccagtCGCCAGATTGAGAAGGGCAAAGACAGGCTCGACTGATTGAGGCTCAGGGCTGAGCACACCCCCCTCCTTGCTCCATTAGGAGCTCTCTTGCTTTTTGGTGTTTTCTTACACCAAATGGGCATTGATGTTTGGCCTCAAGAACAGGGAAAGAAATGGGTCTCAATTCCCAGGAAGCCACTTGCCTCAACTTGTCCTAAGGGAATGCAAGTGGACCCATCTTTTTAATTAGTGGTAAtcagaagggttttttttttttgaaggcactTGGAGATGAATCTGTACCATTCACCAAATCTTAACTGCCCTGTCAATTTTTCCACTTCAAACAGCCCTCCTTTCTTGCCACAGTTTAGCTCTCTATTTAATTACAATACTGTCAGAGCTCATGGCATCAGTTGGAAGAAGGACCAGAAAGCATTACACCCGTGCTCCTGCTGATTTTCCAGCACTTACTTCTTAAAGAACACTTAGTGGAATTAATGCAGCCatcttcatttgaaaataaaagcccTCGCCCTCCCTATATTTCTTTCACTTCACTGAGGGAGGGTGGCCAGCACAGTGGGCACAGGCTGCCCCATCAGTATAACCAAACATCATGCGGCTCCATCATTCCACAGGAGTGACAGCTATCACTGGGCTAAGCACACCCAAGTCCTCGGTCCTCAACCACACTGAGATCTTCTGCAGTACCAGCTGCAGGGTTCGGGCAATCACAATGAAACTAAACTTCGAGCAAAACAGCTACCGATTTCCCCAGACTGCAGAAAGAACACAATTTCTTACATAGTCCTATGAAGAAAAAGTTGTAGACCGGAGATTTAAATAGAATGAAATGCTTTTCTAAAGTGTGCCATTCTGGAGCATCAACGGTGTgcgggtggtttttttttttttttttaattactggaTGTTGAAACAGAACACCTCCTAGAAGCATTCATGTGCATCAGTCTATCAAACCATTTACTCAAATTAAATGTGTAATCCTTCAAATGcctcctttcaaattaatgagtTTAAGTAGCTTGAGTTCACCTGAAAAGATCCTATAGGCACCTGACCTCCTGAATTCTTTCCATTAATTGCACTGAAACTTGTTGGAAAAGATTGCTTACACAGACATATGAATGTTCCTATACATTGCTTTTAAAATGCAAGATTAGTATAATTCTATAGCCTCTTTTGCTGAATTTCCTTTGGGGATCAAGGACAGCGATACAAATggcaacaacaacagcaacaaaaaccccAAACCTGAACATTcttcagttgaaaaaaaaattgcaaattctACATGGCAAACCACACACTAACACGGAGCATTCCCAGACTCCCCGGAACAGCATGGAGAGAAACATTACCGCTAGGTTCTGGCTTTTGGTTCTGTTTTGTGTTTTGCTAGAAAAAGAATTACAAGTCTGTAAGCTGATGGGGAATCAGCATTTTTCACAAGGAGCACAAAGAATGAGTCACAGCTTTCCACTCAAAAAAGTTTAAAGGGGCTTACGTATATACCATAATTAGCTATCACTACAGACAAATCATTTCTCACTATACTTTTATTTCTAAAGTCTACCTTTTGTCTCTGCGTTTCCCGGGAGGTCCCTACCCTTGCTTTAAAAAAGCAGCTTAACTCCCACTTGAACCACTGATGTTCAGGCTGAGGTCCACTTTCCAGGCCGACCACTTAAAATTCTGGTCCAAAGAGTGCCGGGTGGTGGCACACAGCTTAGGGCTCCGACCTGCCAGACTGACTCTACTCGGTGTGGCATTTACCATTAACTTGTCCTCAAATCCTGGGGGCTCAGACTTACTCCTTGAATGCTGGGTTGAGGGCAACCCAGCTAATCAAAAGGTTTTCAAGGTGAAGGATGCAGTGTATTCCCATGGGTGCCCAGTCCTCTCCCTTCGACCCCCTGGTCACCTCTGGTCTTGCCATGGCTACACTGGCCCGTCTTGGGGAAAGGCAGCAGTCTTACCTAATGTAGTCATTTCTGCAAAGGATCATGCCGCTCTTGGTGTAACAGGACGTGCCGATGTCACCCAGCTGCGCCTGGCAGCAGGAGCACTTGAGGCACCGGCTGTGCCAGTAGCTGTCCATGGCATAGAGCAGAAAGCGGTCCGCAATCTTGCCCCCGCAGCCTGCGCACCGCTTCCAGGAGAGGGAGCCGGCCGTCACCGGGGGCGGCTGCGAGCTGCTGCCCGGATTCACCATGGTCTGCAGAGGgcgggaagggacagagagagaaagagagggagacaaaacAGGGGCGATGCAAAAGTTAGTAATCGCCGGCAGAGCGAGCAGGCAGGCGCGCTCCCCTCCTGCCCGCGGAGCTGCTGGAaggaggcagcagggccagggcgggaaggaggctgagggggagagggaaggagggaggctcGCCGGCAGCAGCCGCCTGTTTACTTTTCTCAAGCTTTGTTCTGGGGCCACGAGCTCCTCGCAACTTTGCTGCGCTCGCCGCGGCTGACAATCGCAGCTCGGGTACTGTCAAAACTCCGCGAGCCAGGCTGCGCGGCGCGCTCCACCCCTCGCGGCGCCTCCCCcggcgccgcccccgccccggcccccgccgcccgccgcccgcctccAGCAAATGAGGGTCAAACCCACCCACCGCCGCGCcgggcccctccccggcccccgccgAGCCCCGCGAGCGCGCCCAGGGGAGCTGGGCGGCGGCGGCCCCGCCGGAGCCACGTTCCCTCCCGAGCTCTGCCCGGGAAGTGCAGCTGCACTTCACAAGTTGGAAAGAGTTGAGGGTTTTCCGCAAGGGGAAGGAGGGCGGCCCCGGCGGAGGGGCGAAGGAGAGCGTGATGGTGGGAGGCGAGGCAAGGTGGCGGGAGCCGGTGCGGGGAGcggagcggggcgggggtggggggtggggggtgcggcGTGTAAAGTTGCGAAACTGGTTTTTCGTATTTTAAACAGCACCTTTCACATGCCATGGTGGTGACCGCCATCTCCCATTATTGTTCCaaatctcatttcattttgaagcTCAGTGAGTGTTTTCTCTGGGTTTTCAGGACACAGGCAAGAATAATAGATCATTGAACTTTAGGATGCCTGTTAACTTCCTATACAAACACTCTCCACTTTGGTCTCACTAATCTGCCCTTGATCAGCAATTTAAATGCTAAACCTTTGTTCCTCCAAGGTTGGGGGGGTGGAGCGTACAGATAATATGTGAGAAGGCACTATTAAAG contains:
- the LMO4 gene encoding LIM domain transcription factor LMO4 translates to MVNPGSSSQPPPVTAGSLSWKRCAGCGGKIADRFLLYAMDSYWHSRCLKCSCCQAQLGDIGTSCYTKSGMILCRNDYIRLFGNSGACSACGQSIPASELVMRAQGNVYHLKCFTCSTCRNRLVPGDRFHYINGSLFCEHDRPTALINGHLNSLQSNPLLPDQKVC